A window of Rhizobium acidisoli contains these coding sequences:
- the yjfF gene encoding galactofuranose ABC transporter, permease protein YjfF: protein MNSKYLPLLATIVIFVLAYAGCTLQYPNMLSTRVIGNLLTDNAFLGIAAVGMTFVIISGGIDLSIGSIIAFTGVFLAVILQKTSIHPLLAFALVLVITTAFGAVMGAIIHYLEMPAFIVTLAGMFLARGMAFVLSIDSIPIDHEYYSTLTSLYWRLPGGGRLTLIGAIMLLVFAVGIFIAQRTRFGTNVYALGGGPQTARLMGVPVGRTTIQIYALSGFLAGLSGIVFSLYTSAGYSLAAVGVELDAIAAVVIGGTLLTGGAGFVAGTLIGILIQGLIQTYITFDGTLSSWWTKILIGLLLFAFILMQKAILFVSSLNKRYA from the coding sequence ATGAACTCCAAATACCTGCCGCTGCTGGCGACCATCGTCATCTTCGTGCTCGCCTATGCCGGCTGCACGCTGCAATATCCGAACATGCTGTCGACCCGCGTCATCGGCAATCTTCTGACCGACAACGCCTTTCTCGGCATCGCCGCCGTCGGCATGACCTTCGTCATCATCTCCGGCGGCATCGATCTGTCGATCGGATCGATCATCGCTTTCACCGGCGTCTTCCTGGCGGTGATCCTGCAGAAAACCTCGATCCATCCGCTGCTCGCCTTCGCGCTGGTGCTCGTCATCACCACTGCCTTCGGCGCGGTCATGGGTGCAATCATCCATTATCTCGAGATGCCGGCCTTCATCGTCACGCTTGCCGGCATGTTCCTGGCGCGCGGCATGGCCTTCGTGCTCTCGATCGACAGCATTCCGATCGACCACGAATATTATTCGACGCTGACCAGCCTCTATTGGCGGCTGCCCGGCGGCGGACGGCTGACGCTGATCGGCGCCATCATGCTTCTGGTCTTTGCCGTCGGCATTTTCATCGCCCAGCGGACCCGCTTCGGCACCAATGTCTATGCGCTCGGCGGCGGCCCGCAGACGGCGCGGCTGATGGGCGTGCCGGTGGGACGCACGACAATCCAGATTTATGCTCTGTCGGGCTTTCTGGCAGGCCTTTCCGGGATCGTTTTTTCGCTGTACACCTCTGCCGGATATTCTCTTGCAGCAGTCGGTGTCGAACTCGATGCCATCGCGGCGGTCGTCATTGGGGGGACGCTGCTGACCGGAGGAGCGGGATTCGTGGCGGGAACCTTGATCGGTATCCTGATCCAGGGGCTCATTCAGACCTACATCACCTTCGACGGTACGCTGTCGAGCTGGTGGACCAAGATCCTGATTGGGCTTTTGCTGTTTGCATTCATCCTGATGCAGAAAGCCATCCTGTTCGTTTCCAGTCTGAACAAGAGGTACGCCTGA